A section of the Bacillus pumilus genome encodes:
- a CDS encoding spore coat protein, whose product MDSKPYSWVALDRNCTHHGDYNYERKAVCDGNYYDDEDVLQDFDQVSVTKQTSEEVIIVRDSCDINVSSVDAQVAASIQVAVQTAIITITNISIADGDLADRVTQDLLQAATHKQTNRQKLVIENSRNVTVSTIDADISIAIQTLTQTLVATIVAIGIL is encoded by the coding sequence ATGGATTCTAAACCATATTCTTGGGTCGCTCTAGATCGTAACTGTACACACCACGGCGATTACAACTATGAAAGAAAAGCTGTTTGTGACGGCAACTATTATGATGATGAAGACGTCTTGCAAGATTTTGATCAAGTGAGTGTGACAAAGCAGACATCTGAGGAAGTCATTATTGTTAGAGACTCTTGTGACATTAATGTCTCTTCTGTTGATGCACAGGTTGCAGCATCTATCCAAGTAGCAGTTCAAACAGCGATCATTACCATTACAAACATCTCAATCGCAGACGGTGATTTAGCTGACCGCGTTACACAAGATCTCTTACAAGCCGCTACTCACAAACAAACAAACCGCCAGAAACTTGTCATCGAAAACTCTAGAAACGTTACAGTATCAACAATCGATGCGGATATCTCGATCGCGATTCAAACACTTACTCAAACACTTGTTGCGACAATCGTTGCAATCGGTATCCTCTAA
- a CDS encoding CotY/CotZ family spore coat protein — protein sequence MSCGKHHGRHDENCVCDAVDKILAEQEAVEDKCPTSCYSNLLSPTVSGKDTIPFLLFDKKGGLFSTFGNIGGFVDDCQCFESIFFRVEKLNDCCATLSVLRPVDVHGHTLSVCHPCDPDFFGLEKTDFCIEVDLNCFCAIQCLNPELVDRVMPTKDKKHHHHG from the coding sequence ATGAGCTGCGGAAAACACCATGGCCGACATGATGAAAACTGTGTATGCGATGCGGTTGATAAGATTTTAGCAGAGCAGGAAGCTGTAGAAGATAAATGTCCTACAAGCTGCTACAGTAATTTATTAAGCCCGACAGTTTCTGGAAAAGATACCATTCCGTTTTTACTTTTTGATAAAAAGGGCGGATTGTTTTCTACTTTCGGAAACATTGGAGGATTTGTTGACGATTGCCAATGCTTCGAATCCATTTTCTTCCGGGTTGAAAAATTAAACGACTGCTGTGCTACGTTATCTGTATTAAGACCTGTTGATGTACACGGACATACGCTGAGCGTTTGTCACCCTTGTGACCCTGACTTCTTTGGTTTAGAGAAAACAGACTTTTGTATCGAGGTTGATCTAAACTGCTTCTGCGCAATCCAATGTTTAAACCCAGAACTAGTAGACAGAGTCATGCCAACGAAAGATAAAAAGCATCATCACCACGGCTAA
- a CDS encoding CotY/CotZ family spore coat protein: MSRKHSWNCVAEAVENINDLQNAVEEECPTSCYSNLLSPSHSLGDTVPFVLFTSKSKPFVAFGNVGEVDAGPCFSTTFFRVEHISDHCATLSLLIAFDKDRHILDFTDKDSVCDVFRLEKSKYCIEVDLDCFCAIECLNPRLINRNC, from the coding sequence ATGAGCCGCAAACATTCATGGAATTGTGTAGCAGAGGCTGTTGAAAATATTAACGACTTGCAAAATGCCGTTGAAGAAGAATGCCCGACCAGCTGTTACAGCAATCTCCTTTCTCCATCTCATTCATTAGGTGACACTGTCCCGTTTGTTCTCTTTACATCTAAATCAAAACCATTCGTCGCATTCGGTAACGTCGGAGAAGTAGATGCAGGTCCTTGCTTCAGCACTACATTTTTCAGAGTCGAACACATCTCTGACCACTGCGCAACACTCAGCTTGCTTATCGCATTTGACAAAGACCGTCATATTTTAGATTTTACAGATAAAGATTCCGTATGTGATGTGTTCCGATTAGAAAAATCGAAGTATTGCATTGAAGTAGATCTAGACTGCTTCTGCGCAATCGAGTGCTTAAATCCACGACTCATCAACCGTAACTGCTAA